A region of Actinomycetota bacterium DNA encodes the following proteins:
- a CDS encoding isochorismatase family protein, with protein sequence MADITYDERTALIVVDTQNDFTHPDGNLYVDGGDKAVPAINAEIDRARQAGAFVVYTQDWHPQSTPHFEKDGGVWPVHCVEDSWGSQFYDDLTVVDDAPVVRKGTEGGDGYSGFSVRDPESGEESATQLDAILREQGIERVVVVGLAQDYCVKETAVDAAKKGYATTVVSEATRAVNLQPGDGEKALEDMREDGVRIA encoded by the coding sequence ATGGCAGACATCACCTACGACGAACGCACCGCCCTGATCGTGGTCGACACCCAGAACGACTTCACCCACCCCGACGGCAACCTGTACGTCGACGGCGGGGACAAAGCCGTCCCGGCGATCAACGCTGAGATCGACCGCGCCCGACAGGCGGGGGCCTTCGTCGTCTACACCCAGGACTGGCACCCCCAGTCCACGCCGCACTTCGAGAAGGACGGCGGGGTGTGGCCCGTGCACTGCGTCGAGGACAGCTGGGGGTCGCAGTTCTACGACGACCTCACGGTGGTCGACGACGCACCGGTCGTCCGCAAGGGCACGGAAGGCGGCGACGGGTACTCGGGGTTCAGCGTCCGCGACCCCGAGAGCGGTGAGGAGAGCGCGACTCAGCTGGACGCGATCCTGCGCGAACAGGGCATCGAACGGGTCGTCGTGGTCGGCCTCGCCCAGGACTACTGCGTGAAGGAAACCGCCGTCGACGCCGCGAAGAAGGGCTACGCCACCACGGTGGTGTCGGAGGCGACCCGGGCGGTCAACCTCCAGCCCGGTGACGGCGAGAAAGCGCTCGAGGACATGCGTGAGGACGGGGTGCGCATCGCATGA